In Chamaesiphon minutus PCC 6605, a genomic segment contains:
- a CDS encoding single-stranded DNA-binding protein, protein MFVTLSGRTGRATSTADVPRKDGTGYFQISDTTLAVKVIDDATDWYQLKFVGDALVKAASFLTKGCLISVTGDLTFESWHNEDGELRSKPVVTISEIQLPPKSQAI, encoded by the coding sequence ATGTTTGTCACTCTTTCTGGTCGTACTGGTCGCGCTACTTCTACTGCTGATGTTCCTCGTAAAGATGGTACTGGTTACTTTCAAATCTCTGACACGACATTAGCTGTCAAAGTTATCGATGATGCCACCGATTGGTATCAGTTAAAATTCGTCGGCGATGCACTAGTCAAAGCTGCTAGTTTCCTCACTAAAGGCTGTCTTATTTCCGTTACAGGCGATCTGACATTCGAGTCTTGGCATAACGAAGATGGTGAACTCCGCTCTAAACCTGTCGTTACTATTTCAGAAATTCAATTACCTCCTAAGTCTCAAGCTATTTAG
- a CDS encoding DUF6932 family protein — protein MGIAAFSGSKLPQLKSCAKLTSAQLFCHAQTKLMIPPFDERGYLPQGIYEPTWDDFWERFGTNNYRKQLLTGLRLALGNLKLAGCRRVYIGGSFITDKERPNDYDGCFDIFGIDEDAIDPIFLQPDLAAQRTKFGGELVPNPAMAGFFQTDKNGNPKGIIVLDPTTIP, from the coding sequence TTGGGAATTGCTGCTTTTAGCGGTAGCAAACTACCACAATTAAAAAGTTGTGCTAAACTAACTTCAGCACAACTTTTTTGCCATGCTCAAACAAAATTGATGATTCCACCCTTTGACGAGCGCGGTTATCTCCCCCAAGGTATCTACGAGCCAACATGGGATGATTTCTGGGAGCGGTTTGGCACCAATAACTATCGCAAACAACTGCTCACGGGCTTACGATTGGCTCTGGGAAATCTGAAACTAGCTGGCTGTCGGCGGGTATATATTGGCGGTAGCTTCATCACCGATAAGGAACGACCAAATGACTACGATGGTTGCTTTGACATTTTTGGGATCGACGAAGATGCGATCGATCCTATTTTTCTGCAACCGGATCTGGCGGCGCAACGGACTAAGTTTGGTGGTGAATTAGTCCCGAATCCAGCAATGGCAGGGTTTTTCCAAACCGATAAAAATGGCAATCCCAAAGGAATTATCGTCTTAGATCCGACTACTATCCCCTAA
- a CDS encoding DEAD/DEAH box helicase — protein sequence MTSAFSRFPPRLQAAIATNLGWTSLRPVQELSSHALLDGKNAVILAPTAGGKTEAAMFPLLATLMTDEPKGVGTIYVAPIKALLNNQADRLGRYTEMVGLRRFLWHGDVKAADKKRFLNEPAALLMTTPESLEVMLLSAKVPHAQLFQDLRAIVIDEVHSLAGSDRGTQLISVLERLAKFTPNDIQRIGLSATVGNPADILTWMQGTSRRECCIIDPPKITSHKDLRIYLNDTIGSMATAASTKAADRKSLFFCQSRALAEDIADRMRDRGTDVFVHHSSVSLEERTAAEARFHYGTNACIVCTSTLELGIDVGDLDLVLQANAPSTVSSFLQRLGRTGRRAGQQANTTFYCEDIEPVLQAISIIELARTGWVESVPVQTRAWPVLVHQLLALTLQFGGVSTERCWEYLSVVPDFSGIDYAEFETLIQYMIQTGYLFGSGGLLSIGDKAEKVYGRKNFMELYAVFSSPQLYKVQTKANYTIGSLEQIFVDKLVPEVSSFILGGRSWTVSHVNHAERSVLVMPAPRGKKPSWGGFIPQLLGFELCQQVRQIILSQDSLPYLDERAQFVLNEYRHELAPLLKSSGWSLQFDPDRAIWWTFAGGAINHTLKYGLQVYSDSKIVVDNFKLKIEGDSFTINSLKLAIAEISNPSFWRSAETLAAISMNLPEYRLSKFQQALPDIYSIEIIQNYLLDIPKSIEFLQRVLK from the coding sequence ATGACATCCGCCTTCTCCCGCTTTCCGCCCCGACTCCAAGCAGCGATCGCTACAAACTTAGGCTGGACTTCGCTGCGTCCGGTGCAAGAACTATCGAGCCACGCCTTACTTGACGGCAAAAATGCGGTCATCCTCGCCCCGACCGCAGGTGGCAAGACAGAAGCAGCGATGTTTCCGCTCCTGGCGACGTTGATGACTGACGAACCCAAAGGGGTTGGGACGATCTATGTCGCGCCGATTAAAGCCCTATTGAACAATCAAGCAGATCGATTGGGGCGTTACACCGAGATGGTTGGATTAAGGCGATTCCTCTGGCATGGGGATGTCAAAGCTGCTGACAAAAAACGGTTTCTGAACGAACCTGCGGCACTGCTAATGACCACGCCAGAATCATTAGAAGTCATGCTCCTCTCGGCAAAGGTGCCCCATGCCCAACTATTTCAGGATTTACGAGCGATCGTCATCGACGAAGTTCACTCTCTGGCTGGCAGCGATCGTGGCACGCAACTCATTTCCGTGTTGGAGCGGTTGGCAAAATTTACACCTAATGACATTCAACGGATCGGGCTGAGTGCTACCGTTGGGAATCCAGCGGATATCCTGACCTGGATGCAGGGGACTTCCCGCAGAGAGTGTTGTATTATCGACCCGCCCAAAATAACTTCGCATAAAGACCTCAGAATTTATCTCAACGACACCATTGGCAGTATGGCAACGGCAGCCAGCACTAAAGCTGCCGATCGAAAAAGCCTATTCTTCTGTCAAAGTCGCGCCCTTGCCGAAGACATTGCCGATCGAATGCGCGATCGCGGCACCGATGTCTTCGTCCACCACAGCTCGGTCTCGCTAGAAGAACGGACTGCTGCGGAAGCTCGATTTCATTATGGGACAAACGCCTGTATCGTTTGCACTTCAACTTTAGAACTCGGCATCGATGTCGGCGATCTAGACCTAGTGCTCCAAGCCAATGCACCCTCGACAGTATCCTCATTTTTGCAGCGGCTCGGTCGCACGGGTCGCCGTGCCGGACAGCAAGCCAACACCACCTTTTACTGCGAAGATATCGAACCAGTTTTACAAGCGATCTCCATCATCGAACTGGCAAGAACGGGATGGGTTGAGTCAGTTCCCGTTCAGACTAGAGCTTGGCCTGTTCTAGTGCATCAATTACTGGCACTAACACTTCAGTTTGGTGGTGTGAGCACCGAGCGATGCTGGGAGTATCTTTCGGTCGTACCTGACTTTAGCGGGATTGACTACGCAGAATTTGAAACCCTGATCCAGTATATGATTCAGACAGGGTATCTATTTGGATCTGGAGGGTTGCTATCGATCGGCGATAAAGCAGAGAAGGTCTATGGTCGGAAGAATTTTATGGAGCTTTATGCTGTCTTTAGTAGCCCGCAGCTTTATAAAGTTCAAACTAAAGCCAACTATACGATTGGCTCCTTAGAGCAGATTTTCGTCGATAAACTAGTTCCAGAAGTTAGCTCATTCATTTTAGGCGGGAGATCTTGGACGGTATCGCACGTTAACCATGCAGAACGCAGCGTGCTGGTGATGCCAGCTCCACGCGGGAAAAAGCCCAGTTGGGGAGGATTCATCCCGCAATTGCTGGGATTTGAACTATGTCAGCAGGTTCGGCAAATCATTCTCAGTCAAGATTCGCTCCCTTACCTTGACGAGCGAGCACAGTTCGTACTAAATGAATATCGGCACGAACTAGCCCCGCTACTCAAGTCCTCTGGTTGGAGTCTGCAATTCGACCCAGATCGAGCCATCTGGTGGACATTTGCAGGTGGTGCCATCAATCACACTCTTAAATATGGACTGCAAGTTTATTCAGACTCAAAAATAGTTGTCGATAATTTTAAATTAAAAATTGAAGGAGATAGTTTTACCATAAATAGTTTGAAACTGGCGATCGCCGAAATTTCTAACCCTTCATTTTGGCGATCGGCAGAAACTCTAGCTGCTATATCAATGAATTTACCAGAGTATCGACTAAGTAAATTTCAACAAGCATTACCGGACATCTATTCTATTGAAATCATTCAAAACTACTTGCTAGACATTCCCAAATCTATTGAATTTCTTCAAAGAGTGTTGAAGTAA
- a CDS encoding IS4 family transposase → MLPELYHAHLSEKFTRGNYLLTILLIQVVQSIKEVTLESIATKLAMPIKFESRRKKVQRFLSNDEWDLDNVWLSLVIAWIKGNVKQNNIIYLAIDRTKWQSNNILMVSMIWRKRAIPIYWQMLDKQGNSTLENQQLVLTPVFAALSDYSLLVLGDREFCSVTLANWLREQKIDFCLRLKKNVCIKTEEELWTELKRLGLEPGNSFFNQEVTIRKTAPVEGFNLAGKWLGKYRNITTKEPWYILTSLADLQAAVDTYAKRFGIEEMFRDFKGGGYNLEKTNLTGERLSKLLILLSLAYLKSIIQGIDIKSKQVQEYLGRKTEHHRKYARHSTFYIGLWGESWVDSTSSNWQVVVELMSLSPHKLPNYQQGLRAMRLILSAL, encoded by the coding sequence ATGTTACCAGAATTGTATCATGCCCATTTGTCAGAAAAATTCACACGCGGTAACTACTTATTGACAATTTTATTGATTCAAGTAGTGCAATCTATTAAAGAAGTCACGCTAGAAAGCATCGCAACAAAACTAGCGATGCCAATTAAATTTGAAAGCAGAAGAAAAAAAGTCCAGAGATTTTTATCAAATGATGAATGGGATTTAGATAATGTTTGGTTATCACTAGTGATTGCTTGGATTAAAGGCAATGTCAAACAGAATAATATTATATATTTAGCAATAGATCGAACCAAATGGCAATCAAACAATATTTTGATGGTCAGTATGATTTGGCGAAAGAGAGCAATTCCTATTTATTGGCAAATGCTTGATAAACAAGGGAACAGTACATTGGAAAACCAACAATTAGTATTAACCCCAGTATTCGCTGCCCTATCAGATTATAGCTTGTTGGTACTGGGAGATCGTGAATTTTGTAGTGTTACTCTTGCGAACTGGCTTAGAGAGCAGAAAATAGATTTCTGTTTACGACTGAAAAAGAATGTTTGTATCAAGACTGAAGAGGAATTGTGGACTGAACTGAAAAGGCTAGGATTAGAGCCAGGAAATAGCTTTTTTAATCAAGAAGTAACAATTAGAAAAACTGCACCAGTTGAAGGATTTAACCTAGCAGGTAAATGGCTAGGTAAATATCGAAATATTACCACAAAAGAGCCTTGGTATATTCTGACCAGCTTGGCAGATCTACAAGCAGCAGTTGATACCTATGCTAAAAGATTTGGAATTGAGGAGATGTTTCGAGACTTTAAGGGCGGAGGATATAACTTAGAAAAGACTAATTTAACGGGCGAACGATTGAGCAAATTATTGATTTTGCTATCACTAGCATACTTGAAGAGTATCATCCAAGGGATAGATATCAAATCAAAGCAAGTTCAAGAATATCTCGGCAGAAAAACAGAACATCACCGAAAATATGCTAGACATAGCACTTTCTATATTGGACTCTGGGGTGAATCATGGGTCGATTCAACATCTAGTAATTGGCAGGTTGTTGTTGAATTAATGTCTTTGTCCCCACATAAACTACCTAATTATCAACAAGGCTTGAGAGCTATGAGACTTATCCTATCAGCGTTATAG
- a CDS encoding helix-turn-helix transcriptional regulator translates to MIQNKHQYKVTNSKLKELEQSLANLAANPEGLSERLWQSQQAGVRVWIDRLKAEIAEYDGLQQGESVFKISSLTELPIALIKARIASGMTQKELAEKIGVKEQQIQRYEANHYDSASFERLREVFEALGISFKEIIMEIEGSAAIPKSL, encoded by the coding sequence GTGATTCAAAATAAACATCAATATAAGGTCACTAATTCTAAACTCAAAGAATTAGAGCAATCTTTAGCAAATCTAGCCGCTAATCCCGAAGGATTGTCCGAACGTCTGTGGCAATCTCAGCAAGCGGGAGTAAGAGTGTGGATCGACCGATTGAAGGCAGAAATTGCCGAATACGATGGGTTGCAACAGGGCGAGTCGGTGTTCAAGATTTCTTCCCTCACCGAACTACCGATCGCTTTAATTAAAGCCAGAATTGCTAGCGGCATGACTCAAAAAGAACTAGCCGAAAAAATTGGCGTGAAAGAGCAACAAATTCAACGCTATGAAGCTAATCATTATGATTCGGCTAGCTTCGAGCGATTGCGGGAAGTCTTTGAAGCTCTGGGCATAAGTTTTAAAGAAATAATTATGGAAATCGAGGGGTCTGCTGCGATCCCGAAATCGCTATAA
- a CDS encoding DUF5895 domain-containing protein, with protein MTTTTSRYLTDALPATDFSYPYAQALRGENPAQCGYFVPLSQAEKAGWKNLEGTEMTEYAYNSGQTEVGILLQKPRMILTPICQLGAFDRQASQTEETLVVLGEWDRAKHSNDPNAGNFQIFLVMFMDANKQPLHDIPLRLFAKGSHQATLSIEWQKFCTSVARCQAEANKTLFRPKNEVFNALCIFAPIIVRKSVGDKVKSPACYIDGYVHPTVLNWQDFYMGTDERLADAIIDILNPRSRSLLSPPTAGTIMLAPAPEPDPQILQPTPAVVTAAIPPEDNSNAIDVASSPVAEESAPAPTIPTTPVVTKTKPAPAPEYIDPPEFEDDDEFEDDKVPEDEIPF; from the coding sequence ATGACCACTACTACTAGTCGATATCTTACCGACGCATTACCAGCTACCGATTTCTCCTATCCTTACGCCCAAGCGTTGCGCGGCGAAAATCCCGCTCAGTGCGGTTATTTTGTGCCACTGAGTCAAGCTGAGAAAGCTGGCTGGAAGAACCTCGAAGGGACGGAAATGACTGAGTACGCCTATAACAGTGGGCAAACCGAGGTGGGGATCTTGCTCCAGAAACCTCGAATGATCCTCACTCCCATCTGTCAATTGGGGGCATTCGATCGCCAAGCCAGTCAAACCGAGGAAACTCTCGTCGTACTGGGCGAATGGGATCGCGCCAAGCACAGCAACGATCCTAACGCTGGTAACTTCCAAATCTTCTTGGTGATGTTTATGGACGCTAACAAGCAGCCACTCCACGATATTCCACTCCGACTGTTTGCCAAGGGTTCCCACCAAGCGACTTTATCGATCGAGTGGCAGAAATTTTGCACCTCAGTAGCGCGTTGTCAGGCTGAAGCAAACAAGACTTTATTCCGTCCTAAAAATGAAGTTTTCAACGCCCTGTGCATCTTTGCGCCGATTATCGTTCGCAAATCTGTCGGCGATAAAGTAAAATCCCCTGCCTGTTATATCGATGGCTACGTCCATCCCACTGTTCTGAACTGGCAGGATTTCTATATGGGCACTGACGAACGGCTTGCCGATGCCATTATCGACATCCTCAACCCTCGATCGCGCTCATTGCTCTCACCACCTACTGCTGGGACGATTATGTTGGCACCTGCCCCAGAACCAGATCCCCAAATCCTTCAGCCCACACCAGCGGTAGTAACTGCTGCGATTCCCCCTGAAGATAATAGTAATGCGATCGATGTAGCTTCATCTCCCGTGGCTGAAGAATCGGCACCCGCACCAACTATTCCCACCACTCCGGTTGTGACTAAGACTAAACCAGCACCCGCACCGGAGTATATCGATCCGCCTGAGTTTGAGGACGATGATGAATTTGAAGACGATAAGGTTCCAGAGGATGAAATTCCCTTTTAG
- the pglZ gene encoding BREX-6 system phosphatase PglZ has translation MTISLGSIATTLEEELKYELRQHGIVVWLDKDAAYNSYVDRLVERYQQEQFPFPVIPFRGSYLEMLLALEPYGNGELPDRVLIHMPGHTTDSIRKTPILELYRAGKCYRKALNTLIRETASGHVNPDKIEAYLNTDNLDLSAADNWLAVACNQPQGDRSQYLESLDLEWVLASTIATAATSFKTKFSDAQSLSILSDYLYRKTGMDTAFHTFYRQSAALSFSDLGETFVAWLMCVEYVHDLARSPILDDLKRLKQLSAPLKQTCDRLVGYLRDSHPQAYETIARQVEGHLEPELKDLRPEDLGKIDTFLSEENAILGGALQALQQEAWEKALEWAQVRLEQPSFWLARDRTRRIEWSLIRDAAILGLTLVRHPQPLQGRTNLSSALEGYTQTGCTVDRAHRRFEQQRAKLLSSTLPHFGSLLEISDKLRSRYREWADDLAHSFAQICESEGFLPVESLQQRSLYEQEVHPLTQTNAKTAYFIIDAFRYEMATELIAAFEGAGTNVTLRARYAELPTITAVGMNVLAPLSKAGRLTLGSDRGFKGFKMGEYTVRKPEERVRAMGDRSVDNVNSGRRRVRMFKLSEVGDRSTDSLKQGCANADLIVVHSQEIDDAGEANLGLIAFEECLKQLKSAWNRLKSIGITEFVFTADHGFLLQDQTTKQAPWGTIRAPQRRYILDDHPRSETETVTVSLGALNYEGQTGYLLFRKDTAVFATGIPGATFVHGGNSLQERVIPVLSVSHNRDVTSFKTVKYAVEVQAQPDIAGFSRLKIRVKPAPVAQGVLSFTGAKTISLALRVPDRHDIQVNIKDVPNVVIQNQQIPVQLDAEWVEVVFDLAGSQDERVKIEVYHPDASEDVEPATLESYFKVAGTLRRTKDAPNAVQTGGDWEDSFADPNVSRVFLHLQQHGSIAESELAVILGNPRQVRRFAVAFEEHLQKVPFSVRIEATSSGKRYVKQT, from the coding sequence ATGACGATCTCTCTCGGCTCGATCGCAACCACCTTAGAAGAAGAACTGAAGTACGAACTGCGTCAGCATGGCATTGTCGTGTGGCTCGATAAAGACGCGGCGTATAATAGCTATGTCGATCGACTGGTGGAACGTTACCAGCAAGAGCAATTCCCCTTTCCGGTGATTCCATTTCGGGGCAGCTACCTAGAAATGCTGCTGGCACTAGAACCTTATGGCAACGGCGAATTACCCGATCGCGTGCTAATTCACATGCCTGGACATACTACCGACAGCATTCGGAAAACGCCGATCTTAGAGTTGTATCGCGCTGGCAAATGCTATCGTAAGGCACTCAATACCCTCATTCGCGAAACTGCTTCAGGACACGTTAATCCCGACAAGATCGAAGCCTACCTTAACACGGATAATCTAGACCTGAGTGCCGCAGACAATTGGCTCGCAGTCGCCTGTAACCAACCGCAAGGCGATCGATCTCAATACCTCGAAAGTCTCGACCTCGAATGGGTGTTAGCTAGCACGATCGCCACAGCAGCTACTAGCTTTAAGACCAAATTCAGCGATGCCCAGAGTCTGAGCATCCTCTCCGACTATCTCTACCGCAAGACGGGAATGGATACAGCCTTCCACACCTTTTATCGGCAATCCGCAGCCCTCTCCTTTAGCGACCTGGGCGAAACCTTTGTCGCATGGCTGATGTGCGTCGAATATGTCCACGATCTTGCGCGATCGCCGATTCTGGACGATCTGAAACGGCTCAAACAACTCTCCGCACCACTCAAACAAACCTGCGATCGGTTGGTCGGTTATCTGCGCGACAGCCATCCCCAAGCCTATGAAACGATCGCCAGACAAGTAGAAGGACATCTAGAACCGGAGCTAAAAGATCTCCGACCGGAAGATCTGGGTAAAATCGATACCTTCCTCAGCGAAGAAAACGCCATCTTAGGTGGAGCATTGCAGGCACTCCAGCAGGAAGCCTGGGAAAAAGCTTTGGAGTGGGCGCAAGTTCGTTTAGAGCAGCCCTCCTTCTGGCTGGCTCGCGATCGGACTCGGCGGATCGAGTGGTCGTTAATTCGGGATGCCGCTATCCTCGGTCTGACATTGGTTCGCCACCCGCAACCGCTTCAGGGTCGAACTAATCTCAGCAGTGCCTTAGAGGGTTACACGCAAACGGGGTGTACAGTCGATCGCGCCCACCGCAGATTCGAGCAACAGCGGGCTAAACTTTTAAGCTCGACCCTGCCACATTTTGGTTCGCTTTTGGAAATTTCCGACAAGCTTCGCAGCCGTTATCGGGAATGGGCAGATGACCTCGCCCACAGCTTCGCCCAGATCTGTGAAAGTGAAGGATTTTTGCCAGTAGAATCCCTGCAACAGAGATCGCTCTACGAGCAAGAGGTGCATCCGCTCACCCAAACCAATGCAAAGACAGCCTATTTCATCATCGATGCCTTTCGCTATGAGATGGCCACCGAACTGATCGCCGCTTTTGAAGGTGCAGGCACGAACGTTACCCTCAGAGCGCGTTATGCGGAGTTACCCACCATTACCGCTGTAGGGATGAACGTCCTCGCCCCCCTGAGTAAAGCCGGAAGACTTACCCTGGGGAGCGATCGAGGATTCAAGGGCTTCAAGATGGGCGAATATACCGTCCGCAAGCCGGAAGAGCGGGTGCGGGCGATGGGCGATCGCAGTGTGGATAATGTCAATTCCGGTCGGCGGCGAGTGCGAATGTTTAAATTGAGCGAAGTCGGCGATCGATCGACTGACAGTTTGAAGCAAGGATGTGCGAATGCGGATTTAATCGTCGTTCACAGTCAAGAAATCGACGATGCGGGGGAAGCCAATCTGGGTTTAATTGCCTTTGAAGAATGCCTCAAGCAGTTAAAATCGGCATGGAATCGACTCAAAAGCATCGGCATCACTGAATTTGTCTTTACCGCCGATCATGGTTTTCTACTCCAAGACCAGACCACCAAACAGGCACCCTGGGGGACGATCCGCGCTCCGCAACGGCGTTATATCCTAGACGACCATCCGCGCTCCGAGACGGAAACCGTCACAGTTTCTCTGGGCGCACTTAACTATGAAGGTCAGACCGGATATTTGCTCTTTCGTAAAGATACAGCGGTATTTGCAACGGGGATTCCTGGCGCAACCTTCGTTCACGGTGGTAATAGCCTCCAAGAGCGGGTGATTCCGGTGTTGAGCGTATCGCATAATCGCGATGTCACCAGTTTCAAAACCGTCAAATACGCGGTAGAAGTCCAAGCGCAACCAGATATTGCCGGATTTAGTCGGCTGAAAATTCGAGTCAAACCAGCACCTGTCGCCCAAGGCGTACTCAGTTTTACCGGAGCTAAAACGATCTCCTTAGCTCTGAGGGTACCAGATCGTCACGATATCCAAGTAAATATTAAAGATGTACCCAATGTTGTAATTCAAAATCAGCAGATCCCCGTCCAATTGGATGCAGAATGGGTGGAGGTGGTCTTCGACCTCGCCGGAAGCCAAGACGAACGAGTCAAAATCGAGGTTTACCATCCCGATGCTTCAGAAGATGTCGAACCTGCAACTCTAGAGTCGTACTTTAAGGTCGCTGGCACCCTACGCCGGACGAAAGATGCGCCCAATGCAGTTCAGACTGGTGGCGATTGGGAAGATAGTTTTGCCGACCCCAATGTGAGTCGAGTTTTTCTCCACCTCCAGCAGCATGGGTCGATCGCGGAATCCGAACTGGCGGTAATTTTAGGCAATCCGCGTCAAGTTCGCCGCTTCGCTGTCGCCTTTGAGGAACATCTCCAGAAAGTACCGTTCTCAGTCAGGATTGAAGCTACCAGTAGTGGTAAACGCTACGTCAAACAAACCTAA
- the brxD gene encoding BREX system ATP-binding protein BrxD, which translates to MAISEKDTAHILERLRSGTVPERGLEAFAVGIDKQQTEIRRQLSLAASGEGVFKFLRGGYGCGKTFMSRLAVLEAQAQGFATSFVVVSDNDLHFYKFDDVYRKVVQELGTSSCPRGALSDIIDRWIAKVEDALIAGGADEDGEGFDTQVQQRMEEELASLTAGKAPEDMARVLRAIFQLKQQGEVAEASALLAWLSGSENVSASAKKVAGIKGDIGSREALDYLQGILEITKAAGYKGLVIAIDEAETILRMRHDVRGKSLNGIRQICDAADRFRGLLWLFTGTSEFFDTQRGVAGLQPLYERIKFQDEGGFVSTRQPQLELKPFDANRLKEVALKLREIFPAVDRHRLMNKVTVDFIDRLVAKTTQGFQGDVGVVPRQFLRQFVNVLDLTDENEDYDPMVVAGFDKTALNEIEQRLSAGLPYLDPEPEDDRGYALVEF; encoded by the coding sequence ATGGCAATCAGCGAAAAAGACACAGCGCATATTTTAGAGCGACTCCGCTCCGGCACAGTGCCCGAACGGGGGCTAGAAGCCTTTGCCGTCGGGATCGATAAGCAACAGACCGAAATCCGTCGTCAACTCAGTCTCGCGGCCAGTGGGGAAGGAGTATTCAAGTTTCTCAGGGGTGGTTATGGCTGTGGGAAAACATTCATGTCTCGTCTGGCTGTCTTAGAAGCCCAGGCGCAAGGGTTTGCCACTAGCTTTGTCGTCGTCTCGGATAACGACCTGCATTTTTATAAATTTGACGATGTGTATCGGAAAGTGGTGCAAGAATTAGGTACCAGTTCTTGCCCCAGAGGTGCCCTGAGCGACATCATCGATCGCTGGATTGCCAAAGTCGAAGACGCGCTGATTGCTGGCGGTGCTGACGAAGACGGCGAGGGCTTCGATACCCAAGTCCAACAGCGGATGGAAGAGGAATTAGCATCTCTTACCGCTGGCAAAGCTCCAGAAGATATGGCGCGAGTCCTCCGCGCAATTTTTCAACTCAAACAACAAGGCGAAGTCGCCGAAGCCAGTGCCTTACTAGCTTGGCTATCCGGTAGTGAAAATGTATCTGCCAGTGCCAAGAAGGTCGCAGGCATTAAGGGTGACATCGGCAGTCGCGAAGCCCTAGACTACCTCCAGGGTATTCTGGAAATCACTAAGGCAGCAGGTTATAAAGGACTGGTCATCGCGATCGATGAAGCTGAGACTATTTTGAGAATGCGCCATGATGTGCGCGGTAAATCCCTCAACGGTATCCGCCAGATTTGCGATGCGGCGGATCGCTTTCGTGGGTTGCTGTGGTTATTTACCGGAACCTCGGAATTCTTCGACACCCAACGCGGTGTTGCCGGACTCCAGCCACTCTACGAGCGGATTAAGTTCCAAGATGAAGGCGGATTTGTTAGCACTCGCCAGCCTCAGCTAGAACTCAAACCCTTCGATGCCAATCGCCTGAAGGAAGTTGCGCTCAAGTTAAGGGAAATATTTCCCGCAGTCGATCGCCACCGTCTGATGAACAAAGTTACAGTAGACTTTATCGATCGATTAGTGGCAAAGACCACTCAAGGTTTCCAAGGCGATGTGGGCGTAGTCCCCCGTCAGTTCCTCCGGCAATTCGTCAATGTGCTAGATCTCACCGATGAGAATGAAGACTACGATCCGATGGTAGTGGCAGGCTTCGATAAAACTGCACTGAATGAGATCGAACAGAGATTGAGCGCAGGACTCCCCTATCTCGATCCCGAACCAGAGGACGATCGGGGATACGCCCTAGTTGAGTTTTAG
- a CDS encoding type II toxin-antitoxin system RelE/ParE family toxin, which translates to MPPVIIVESIKFKKDIKKLGKANRLIKEDIKSLIEQLEAGEIPGDRIIGNKYPVYKVRVRNSTTNRGKSGGYRIIYYTVTLEAILLTTIYAKSDRENISNQEIENIIEQEDLKDLTAEIAPSEERVEPISTESQGQQDSEESTDN; encoded by the coding sequence ATGCCACCAGTTATCATCGTTGAAAGCATTAAATTTAAAAAAGACATTAAGAAACTTGGTAAGGCGAATCGTTTAATCAAAGAAGATATTAAATCGCTTATCGAACAGCTAGAAGCTGGTGAAATTCCTGGCGACCGTATTATTGGAAATAAATATCCTGTTTATAAAGTTAGAGTCAGAAATAGTACTACTAATAGAGGTAAAAGTGGTGGATATCGAATCATCTATTACACGGTAACTCTCGAAGCAATATTGCTAACTACAATTTATGCTAAATCAGACCGAGAGAATATCTCTAACCAAGAAATTGAGAATATAATCGAGCAAGAAGATCTAAAAGATCTTACAGCAGAAATAGCACCATCAGAAGAACGCGTAGAACCGATATCTACAGAGAGTCAGGGTCAGCAAGATAGCGAAGAATCCACAGATAATTAA